One window of the Methanobrevibacter sp. genome contains the following:
- a CDS encoding amino acid ABC transporter substrate-binding protein: MNKKIGFILALVLVSLMMLGSVSAGLFDFMGGNSNQTANDENTFIVGFDAEFPPYGYKDDNGSYVGFDLDLAKEVCERNNWTFKAQPIDWDAKDAELESGSIDCIWNGFTIDGRENDYLWSNPYFDNKQIFVVKSDSGIKSIADLKGKTVETQKDSSALAALQGDNKTIADTFATLTEVADYNTAFMDLESGACDAVAMDIGVAEYDIDQKNNTDAFSILDESITTEKYGIGFKKGNTDLKDTVQKTLDEMFKDGTVLKIAEKYGISEDALIQG, encoded by the coding sequence ATGAATAAAAAGATAGGTTTTATTTTAGCTTTAGTCCTCGTATCTTTAATGATGCTAGGTTCTGTAAGCGCTGGTTTATTTGATTTTATGGGTGGAAATTCAAATCAGACCGCTAACGATGAGAATACCTTCATTGTAGGTTTTGACGCAGAATTCCCTCCATACGGATATAAAGACGATAATGGAAGCTATGTTGGTTTCGATTTAGATTTAGCAAAAGAAGTTTGTGAAAGAAACAACTGGACATTTAAAGCACAACCAATCGATTGGGATGCAAAAGATGCTGAATTAGAATCAGGATCTATCGACTGTATCTGGAACGGTTTCACCATTGACGGCAGGGAAAACGATTACCTCTGGTCCAACCCATACTTTGACAACAAACAAATATTTGTTGTAAAATCAGACTCAGGAATCAAATCCATTGCTGATTTAAAAGGTAAAACTGTAGAAACACAAAAAGATTCATCTGCATTAGCAGCTCTCCAGGGCGACAATAAAACTATTGCAGACACTTTCGCTACATTAACTGAAGTTGCTGACTATAACACCGCATTCATGGACCTCGAATCAGGTGCATGTGACGCAGTTGCTATGGATATTGGTGTAGCAGAATATGATATCGACCAAAAAAATAATACCGATGCATTTTCCATCCTGGATGAATCCATCACTACCGAAAAATACGGTATTGGATTCAAAAAAGGTAACACCGATTTAAAAGACACAGTACAAAAAACTTTAGATGAAATGTTTAAAGACGGTACTGTTTTAAAAATCGCAGAAAAATACGGTATTTCCGAAGATGCTTTAATCCAAGGTTAA
- a CDS encoding LicD family protein, with amino-acid sequence MGIKNYFLNKSNSYRFYKEQYEKYILPNKNNKNQVSNDLKKEIQQLRDEMELQKKYMDSTNDLFNVLFLDYKHESIGILKNIHLLCTELLEFVNNICKANDLNWWLDYGTLLGGIRHNYFIPWDDDTDIGMMREDYLKFDKIIHEEVKKHKIDDIIKLQYKQRKFKGEIIGSFLLIFLRDYLPNGDYPILAGIDVFPYDYIKTKPDITSEEYQRHYFLTKKELFQNIYDEMDEDKRLKIVYDKLDLTFDRQKYILPGVEGACGPYNLYDLMLLEDDKLFPLKETKFGDKVFPVPHDYDHHLKTIYGDYMSVPKTVHAHSRVNKLRYNINNDEIFERSLKRLKEVNETY; translated from the coding sequence ATGGGAATTAAAAATTATTTTTTAAATAAAAGTAACAGCTACAGGTTTTACAAGGAACAGTATGAAAAATATATTTTACCTAACAAAAACAATAAAAACCAGGTTAGCAATGATTTAAAAAAAGAAATTCAGCAGCTGCGTGATGAAATGGAACTTCAAAAAAAGTACATGGACTCCACAAACGATTTGTTTAACGTGCTTTTTTTGGACTACAAGCATGAATCAATAGGAATTCTAAAAAACATTCATCTTCTCTGCACTGAACTTCTTGAGTTCGTAAACAACATCTGCAAGGCAAACGACCTTAACTGGTGGCTTGACTACGGAACTCTTCTGGGAGGAATACGCCATAACTACTTCATCCCATGGGATGATGATACTGATATAGGAATGATGAGGGAAGACTACCTCAAGTTTGACAAGATTATCCACGAAGAAGTCAAAAAACACAAAATCGATGACATCATCAAGCTCCAATACAAGCAGCGCAAGTTCAAAGGAGAAATAATCGGAAGTTTTCTTTTGATTTTTTTAAGGGATTATCTTCCAAATGGAGATTACCCTATCCTTGCAGGCATAGATGTTTTCCCATATGACTACATAAAAACAAAACCTGATATAACTAGTGAGGAATATCAGCGCCATTACTTTTTAACCAAAAAGGAACTCTTCCAAAACATCTATGATGAAATGGATGAAGATAAAAGGCTTAAAATAGTCTATGACAAGCTTGATTTGACCTTCGACAGACAGAAATATATATTGCCTGGAGTTGAAGGGGCATGCGGCCCATATAACCTATATGACCTGATGCTTTTAGAAGACGACAAGCTGTTCCCATTGAAAGAGACAAAATTCGGAGATAAGGTATTTCCTGTGCCTCATGACTATGACCATCACTTAAAGACAATCTACGGGGATTACATGTCAGTTCCAAAAACAGTCCATGCACACAGCAGGGTAAACAAGCTCAGATACAATATTAATAATGACGAGATTTTCGAAAGGTCTCTAAAAAGACTAAAAGAAGTAAATGAAACATATTGA
- a CDS encoding amino acid ABC transporter permease produces the protein MILSTVIEQLLGGMVTSIEIFLLTLLFSLPLGLVIAGGRMSKFAPLRWLMKIYISIMRGTPLMLQLIVVFFAPYYVFGINLSADYRFIAVIIAFTINYAAYFAEIYRGGIESINSGQYEAAQVLGYSKIETFFIIIMPQVFKVILPSVTNEVITLVKDTSLSFVIAIPEMFTVAKQIAAADASISALLVAGIFYYIFNIVVAFVMEHLENRMNYYE, from the coding sequence ATGATATTAAGTACAGTAATTGAACAATTACTAGGAGGTATGGTTACCTCAATTGAGATATTTCTATTAACTCTCTTATTCTCTCTTCCTTTAGGTTTGGTTATTGCCGGAGGAAGAATGAGTAAGTTTGCGCCGCTCAGGTGGCTCATGAAGATATATATTTCAATCATGAGAGGTACTCCATTGATGTTGCAGTTAATTGTAGTATTTTTCGCACCGTACTATGTATTCGGAATCAATCTTTCAGCGGATTACAGGTTCATAGCCGTAATCATAGCATTTACAATCAACTATGCTGCATATTTCGCTGAAATCTACAGAGGAGGAATTGAATCAATTAACAGCGGACAGTATGAAGCGGCTCAGGTATTGGGTTACAGTAAAATAGAAACATTCTTCATAATAATCATGCCACAGGTATTTAAGGTCATTCTTCCTTCAGTAACTAATGAAGTGATTACTCTTGTAAAAGATACTTCCTTATCATTTGTAATTGCAATTCCGGAAATGTTTACAGTTGCTAAACAGATTGCAGCTGCAGACGCATCTATATCTGCACTTCTCGTAGCAGGTATTTTCTACTACATATTCAACATTGTCGTTGCATTTGTAATGGAACATCTAGAAAACAGAATGAATTATTATGAATAG
- a CDS encoding flavin reductase family protein, translated as MKVNLKPRSMMYPSPAVVATAYDSEGKADACTLAFAAMCSHRPPAVMIAINSTLKRKTLKSILETKEFCIGFPSAEHAAQTDYMGIFSGYDTDKIDDVGFTHKKAEMVNAPVINEFKVSVECRVMHVSEVGSHTQITGEVVNIQADEDILNNKGKVDFEKLDPLAYDDVGYDYYRMGEKIADAFKIGLKYKK; from the coding sequence ATGAAAGTTAATTTAAAACCACGTTCAATGATGTATCCTTCACCTGCCGTTGTTGCAACCGCCTATGACAGTGAAGGCAAAGCCGATGCATGCACACTGGCATTCGCTGCAATGTGCTCCCACAGGCCTCCGGCAGTGATGATAGCGATAAACTCCACTTTAAAAAGAAAAACATTGAAAAGCATTCTTGAGACAAAAGAGTTCTGCATAGGTTTTCCAAGCGCCGAACATGCTGCACAAACAGATTATATGGGAATATTTTCAGGTTATGACACTGACAAGATTGATGATGTGGGATTCACCCATAAGAAAGCAGAAATGGTTAACGCTCCTGTTATAAATGAGTTTAAAGTTTCAGTTGAATGCAGGGTGATGCATGTTTCAGAAGTGGGAAGCCACACCCAGATTACCGGTGAGGTAGTAAATATCCAGGCCGATGAGGATATTTTAAATAATAAAGGCAAGGTTGATTTTGAAAAACTTGATCCGTTGGCATATGATGATGTTGGATATGACTATTACCGGATGGGTGAAAAAATAGCTGATGCTTTTAAAATCGGATTAAAATATAAAAAATAG
- a CDS encoding glycosyltransferase family 2 protein, with protein MKVSVIMPVFNEEKYVRKAIESVLGQTLDDFELIVVNDGSCDSTLDIIRQFTDSRIKLINQDNQGPGASRNNALRHARGEYIMFLDGDDWYCPDAIETAYSEAKSRDTDISIFQIIKYDGKYSKNDWFNLDNFDETFEDRVFNPHDSGDFLFDISVSASQKIFRRDFLERIDARFPEGIFFEDMPFFFYTYLKAERVSIIKKHLYVRRKHEGSTTEHVGGKFLDTVPAGQILMDIFIENGWYDMYKFDLIAFKINGPRYALMAIDEEYKKPLYTLIKEDYEKIKATPYYGDYLENLGPVKRKFFTDIIASGNYDDFLRLSKK; from the coding sequence ATGAAAGTTTCTGTAATAATGCCTGTTTTCAATGAGGAGAAATATGTCAGAAAAGCCATTGAAAGCGTTCTGGGTCAAACTCTTGATGATTTTGAACTGATTGTTGTAAATGACGGGTCATGCGACAGCACCCTGGACATCATCAGACAGTTCACCGATTCAAGAATCAAGTTGATCAACCAGGACAATCAGGGTCCCGGCGCTTCCAGAAACAATGCATTGAGACATGCCCGTGGAGAATATATCATGTTTCTGGATGGTGATGACTGGTACTGTCCCGATGCCATCGAAACGGCATACAGTGAAGCCAAAAGCAGAGATACCGACATTTCAATCTTTCAGATTATCAAGTATGACGGCAAGTATTCCAAAAATGACTGGTTCAACCTTGACAATTTCGACGAAACCTTTGAAGATAGGGTTTTCAATCCCCATGACAGCGGAGATTTCCTATTTGATATATCTGTAAGTGCTTCTCAAAAGATATTTCGAAGGGACTTTTTAGAAAGGATAGATGCAAGATTTCCTGAGGGCATATTTTTTGAGGACATGCCGTTCTTCTTTTATACCTATCTTAAAGCGGAAAGGGTTTCCATTATCAAAAAGCATCTTTATGTGAGACGAAAGCATGAGGGGTCAACTACCGAACATGTCGGCGGGAAGTTTCTTGATACAGTTCCGGCAGGCCAAATTCTGATGGACATTTTCATTGAAAACGGATGGTATGATATGTATAAGTTTGACCTTATTGCATTCAAGATAAACGGTCCCCGCTATGCCCTGATGGCAATCGATGAAGAATATAAAAAGCCCCTCTACACTCTGATTAAGGAAGACTATGAAAAAATAAAAGCCACACCATATTATGGGGACTATCTTGAAAATCTGGGTCCTGTAAAAAGGAAGTTTTTCACAGACATCATAGCTTCAGGGAACTATGATGACTTTTTAAGACTGTCTAAAAAATAA
- a CDS encoding glycosyltransferase, whose protein sequence is MALVSVIIPTYNVEDYIGECLDSICNQTLNDIEIICIDDGSDDSTLDKLNEYASKDDRIKVISQENKGPSSARNAGLDNALGKYIYFMDSDDYLELNALEKLTDIAEENSLDLIIFKLINFDDGSEEKYETRYYNIEALSDLKNTVFSYKDIPDKIFHIAVSPPGKLFKRDLIKDIRFIEGVIFEDNIFFIEALFNSTRLYFYDEYLYNRRVRPGSLMTSKKNFADYIFVSNRLIDITKENGMFDACKASLFDKIIINNYSRFSQSQGESKLEYFDKLKKDFLAKKEEYADDNVFEIIPSRPREIFNSCIESENAREFDLSVKLIDSEILLQRTEDALETKKDQFRNYKEVTKAQLRSLRHDKNQLINNSKRLSAKVNELSYEQKLLVKENKTYKQENRHLTKVNKELMSSTSWKVTKPLRLAGRVAKK, encoded by the coding sequence ATGGCTCTAGTATCAGTAATTATCCCTACATACAATGTGGAAGACTATATAGGCGAATGTTTGGACAGCATATGTAATCAGACCTTGAACGATATTGAAATCATCTGCATTGATGACGGATCTGACGATTCCACTTTAGATAAGTTAAATGAATATGCATCTAAAGATGACAGAATCAAAGTGATATCACAGGAAAATAAGGGTCCTTCTTCTGCACGTAATGCAGGTTTGGACAATGCTTTAGGGAAATATATCTATTTCATGGATTCAGACGATTATCTTGAACTGAATGCTCTTGAAAAGTTAACTGATATTGCTGAAGAAAATTCACTGGACCTAATTATATTCAAACTGATCAATTTTGATGATGGCAGCGAAGAAAAGTATGAGACAAGATACTATAATATAGAAGCATTAAGCGATTTGAAAAATACTGTATTTTCATATAAGGACATTCCTGATAAAATATTTCATATCGCAGTATCACCGCCGGGCAAATTATTTAAAAGGGATCTCATTAAGGATATACGCTTTATTGAAGGTGTGATATTTGAAGACAATATCTTCTTCATTGAAGCACTGTTCAATTCCACAAGATTATATTTCTATGATGAATATCTCTACAACAGACGTGTCAGGCCGGGGTCTCTTATGACCTCCAAAAAGAATTTTGCAGACTACATTTTTGTTTCAAACAGGCTTATAGACATAACCAAGGAAAATGGCATGTTTGATGCATGCAAGGCTTCACTTTTTGACAAGATTATCATCAACAACTATTCAAGATTCAGCCAAAGTCAGGGTGAAAGCAAACTTGAATACTTTGACAAGCTCAAAAAGGATTTCCTTGCCAAAAAAGAGGAATATGCAGATGACAATGTATTTGAAATAATCCCGTCAAGACCTAGGGAAATATTTAACAGCTGCATAGAGTCTGAAAATGCAAGGGAGTTTGACCTGTCAGTTAAACTTATAGATAGTGAAATCCTACTCCAAAGAACAGAAGATGCACTTGAGACTAAAAAAGATCAGTTCAGAAATTACAAAGAGGTAACAAAAGCCCAACTCAGGTCTCTCAGACATGATAAAAACCAGCTTATCAACAATTCTAAAAGACTGTCAGCCAAAGTCAATGAGCTGTCCTATGAACAAAAGCTTCTTGTTAAGGAGAACAAAACCTACAAGCAGGAAAATAGGCATCTCACAAAGGTCAACAAGGAACTTATGAGTTCAACAAGCTGGAAAGTTACAAAACCGTTGAGGCTTGCCGGAAGGGTAGCCAAAAAATAG
- a CDS encoding amino acid ABC transporter ATP-binding protein → MSLLEIKNLKKSFGDNVVLKDISLSVDKGEVLAIIGPSGSGKSTLLRCITDLEEEDSGEINFEGTFGLVFQNFNLFPHHSVMKNITNAPIRVQKRDKKEVFEHARKLLSQMGLEDKEDAYPCELSGGQQQRVSIARALAMNPDILFFDEPTSALDPELTGEILNVIKDLAAQNMTMVIVTHEMAFARNVADTIIFMDGGVIVEEGTPEEVFSSDNPRMKDFLGKFYD, encoded by the coding sequence ATGAGTTTACTTGAAATCAAAAATCTTAAAAAAAGCTTTGGTGACAATGTGGTTTTAAAGGATATTTCCCTAAGTGTTGATAAAGGGGAAGTATTGGCCATTATCGGACCTTCCGGTTCAGGTAAATCCACACTGCTTCGATGCATTACCGATTTAGAAGAGGAAGACAGCGGAGAAATAAACTTTGAGGGAACTTTCGGACTTGTATTCCAGAATTTCAATCTGTTCCCGCACCATTCCGTAATGAAAAACATTACCAATGCACCTATACGTGTACAGAAAAGAGACAAGAAAGAAGTGTTTGAGCATGCGCGCAAACTGTTATCTCAAATGGGTCTTGAAGACAAGGAAGACGCTTATCCTTGTGAGCTTTCAGGAGGTCAGCAGCAGAGGGTTTCAATTGCAAGGGCTCTTGCGATGAATCCGGACATACTGTTTTTTGACGAACCTACCTCAGCACTGGATCCTGAACTGACAGGTGAGATTTTAAATGTAATTAAGGATTTGGCTGCTCAGAACATGACAATGGTCATTGTAACTCACGAAATGGCCTTTGCACGTAATGTTGCAGATACAATCATCTTCATGGACGGTGGAGTGATTGTTGAAGAAGGAACTCCAGAAGAGGTATTTTCATCCGACAACCCGAGGATGAAGGATTTCCTTGGAAAATTCTACGATTAA
- a CDS encoding zinc ribbon domain-containing protein, producing MKCPNCESENSDTAKFCKKCGTALNAETGPNSHETLVKSMNEQKSSNNNTKIIIIALAIVAVVLAGAFVYMFTAGDSASNSANNVNSASNNASQVDTDDANSDKAVSASKPAQSAKSSMKIQGGSFSTGSADADKTYAQIYVGTEHSGESVIVQIFYSRDGNSLNNGNMVPANVHSDGYLYITSADAYLYYPDYATIKLYDSNSNLLDTQSVSLTPTSGTQYF from the coding sequence ATGAAATGTCCAAATTGTGAAAGTGAAAATTCAGATACTGCAAAATTCTGCAAAAAATGCGGTACTGCATTGAATGCGGAAACAGGTCCCAACAGTCATGAGACCCTGGTAAAGTCCATGAACGAACAGAAATCATCCAACAACAATACTAAAATAATAATTATAGCATTGGCCATTGTTGCAGTTGTTCTGGCAGGTGCATTCGTATACATGTTTACAGCCGGAGACTCAGCAAGCAATTCAGCCAACAATGTCAACTCAGCATCAAATAACGCATCACAGGTTGATACTGACGATGCCAACAGTGACAAAGCTGTCTCTGCATCCAAACCGGCGCAGTCTGCGAAATCTTCCATGAAGATACAGGGAGGTAGTTTCTCCACAGGAAGTGCGGATGCGGACAAGACTTATGCGCAGATATATGTAGGTACAGAACATTCAGGTGAAAGCGTTATCGTTCAGATATTCTATTCAAGAGACGGAAACAGCTTAAACAATGGTAATATGGTGCCTGCTAATGTACATTCAGACGGTTATCTCTACATTACCAGTGCTGATGCATATCTGTACTATCCGGATTATGCTACAATCAAATTATATGATTCAAACAGTAATCTTTTAGATACCCAAAGTGTTTCACTCACACCAACAAGTGGAACCCAGTACTTCTAA
- a CDS encoding MarR family winged helix-turn-helix transcriptional regulator: MTLEEFKKIDSSMLPVGKLIPMIARSQTIYINNNLASLEINATQLHLMFEISHQNHINQEKISQRCNINKGSVARSIKKLEDKGLIIREIDENNRRQNKISLTEHGEKTLKKAIEILDNWEEKVFDSEYIEMDVLQKVLKKMAIKAIELNKKGEKNE; this comes from the coding sequence ATGACACTTGAAGAATTTAAGAAAATCGATTCTTCAATGCTTCCGGTTGGAAAACTGATACCCATGATTGCAAGGAGTCAGACAATATACATCAACAACAACCTTGCATCACTGGAAATTAACGCCACACAGCTTCATCTGATGTTTGAGATATCACACCAGAACCATATCAATCAGGAAAAAATATCACAAAGATGCAACATCAACAAGGGTTCAGTTGCAAGATCAATAAAGAAACTGGAAGATAAAGGATTGATTATAAGAGAGATAGATGAAAACAATCGTCGTCAAAACAAGATTTCACTGACAGAACACGGAGAAAAAACCCTAAAAAAAGCAATTGAGATTCTAGACAATTGGGAAGAGAAAGTATTTGACAGTGAATACATTGAAATGGACGTATTGCAGAAGGTATTGAAAAAGATGGCCATTAAAGCCATAGAGCTAAACAAAAAAGGGGAGAAAAATGAGTAA
- a CDS encoding MATE family efflux transporter gives MSKTKSKNIEMITGDPKKAIIKLALPMMLSMLLIMMYNIADSIWVAGLGADALAAIGFITPLFMVLVGLGNGIGAGANSLIARSIGANNYDGANNAALHAIVLSVIVSVIFTIIIEVFMVPILQFMGAGSTIQYAMAYSYIIFGFLFIFVYSGVASAIFRSEGDMRRATIAIAVTAVLNIILDPIFIYILNLGIAGAAWATIVSAVMSCLVMSYWIWGKKDLYLDLSPKNFSYSSKIMIDTLQVAIPSTLENIVFSALAIIINSMLVMAADTTAVAVYTASMRIVQLAMIPLIGFGTAVLTVAGVAFGAHNYKNLQTAHSYSIKIGFAVSIILGAIMFIFSTQIATMFSYTEASASLSPQIATAISVLSLFVLAIPHGMMSSMMFQGVGKGTYSLLITLLRSLILESVFAYLFCFIFGWGLTGIYAGVVFGCFVGGTVGYIWAKFFIRKFKQISIKKYAPQAE, from the coding sequence ATGAGTAAAACTAAAAGCAAAAACATTGAAATGATTACAGGAGACCCTAAAAAGGCAATCATCAAGCTTGCACTTCCTATGATGCTTTCGATGTTACTAATCATGATGTACAATATTGCAGACAGTATATGGGTAGCCGGTCTAGGTGCCGACGCACTTGCTGCAATAGGATTTATCACACCACTGTTTATGGTGCTTGTCGGACTTGGAAACGGAATAGGAGCAGGTGCAAACTCTCTCATTGCAAGGTCAATCGGTGCTAATAACTATGACGGAGCAAACAATGCGGCACTGCATGCAATCGTTTTGTCAGTAATCGTTTCAGTAATATTTACAATAATCATTGAAGTGTTTATGGTTCCTATCCTTCAGTTCATGGGTGCCGGAAGCACAATTCAGTATGCGATGGCCTACAGCTACATCATATTCGGATTCCTGTTCATATTCGTATATTCAGGTGTGGCATCAGCAATATTCAGATCAGAAGGTGACATGAGACGTGCAACAATAGCTATTGCAGTTACAGCAGTACTCAACATTATACTTGACCCTATTTTCATATATATTCTCAACCTCGGAATAGCAGGTGCTGCATGGGCAACAATCGTCTCAGCTGTAATGTCATGTCTTGTAATGAGCTACTGGATTTGGGGTAAAAAAGACCTGTACCTTGACTTATCCCCTAAAAATTTCTCATATTCATCAAAAATTATGATTGACACATTGCAGGTTGCAATTCCTTCAACACTGGAAAACATCGTATTTTCAGCTTTGGCAATTATCATCAATTCCATGCTTGTTATGGCCGCTGACACAACAGCGGTTGCAGTATATACTGCATCAATGAGAATTGTACAGCTAGCTATGATTCCGCTTATAGGATTTGGAACAGCAGTGCTTACAGTTGCAGGAGTGGCATTCGGTGCGCACAACTACAAAAACCTTCAGACTGCACATTCCTATTCAATTAAAATAGGATTTGCAGTATCCATAATATTGGGAGCTATAATGTTTATATTCTCAACACAAATTGCTACAATGTTTTCATACACTGAAGCAAGCGCATCCCTTTCACCGCAGATTGCAACTGCAATATCAGTACTGAGCCTCTTTGTTCTTGCAATTCCTCACGGAATGATGTCATCCATGATGTTTCAGGGTGTCGGAAAAGGAACATATTCACTGCTGATTACACTTTTAAGGTCCCTGATTTTAGAAAGTGTATTTGCATATCTGTTCTGTTTCATATTCGGATGGGGACTTACAGGAATCTATGCAGGTGTGGTATTCGGCTGTTTTGTAGGAGGAACCGTCGGATACATCTGGGCGAAATTCTTCATCAGAAAATTCAAACAGATTTCAATCAAAAAATATGCGCCACAGGCGGAATAA